A window of the Molothrus ater isolate BHLD 08-10-18 breed brown headed cowbird chromosome 16, BPBGC_Mater_1.1, whole genome shotgun sequence genome harbors these coding sequences:
- the TMEM130 gene encoding LOW QUALITY PROTEIN: transmembrane protein 130 (The sequence of the model RefSeq protein was modified relative to this genomic sequence to represent the inferred CDS: inserted 1 base in 1 codon), with product MRWLLCALLLLLLRLQLGHGRSPAAELYSLEITNNGPITTGAQATVQARLRMKNENATSNWYHFNWVYAPLILKEKSEQQFNSTINVTGEFPGTFPVSVWVTHKNCWLCRPIAXNVTVLQITEFITGNLTIAQIEDSRVATHGSSSSTDTVTRISFSLHDPSHYFKSASFVYNWDFGDGVYQITKEPFVYCNCSSMGNRTVHLKVVAEWEQIGSIIHEREVMQKTGDFTTALELLDAVKSIDIVGSRETHVMENLNLSLHINGTPPLALCWLIKSECIPLEGDKCHLVEISGSCYNLSHTFRDAGQYCLSVRVENGVTMLQTYHGIKVRPAGIHPAFFVLLCTALVSVMLVLVLYTTFRSHTQQKDLVEVADFDFSPLSDEHRSNHPKSGCGPVCCRSCFLQPSKEAAWESHELLHSLYKPVKMYTL from the exons ATGCGGTGGCTGCTCTgcgcgctgctgctgctgctgctgcggctgcAGCTCGGCCACGGCCGCTCCCCGGCCGCAG AGTTGTATAGCCTGGAAATTACCAACAATGGTCCCATCACAACGGGAGCTCAAGCTACTGTTCAAGCCAGGCTAAGAATGAAGAATGAAAATGCCACATCAAACTGGTATCACTTTAACTGGGTCTATGCTCCTCTGattctgaaagagaaatctgAGCAGCAGTTTAATTCCACAATTAATGTGACTGGTGAATTCCCTGGCActttccctgtgtctgtctgggTGACTCACAAAAACTGTTGGTTGTGTCGGCCGATTG AGAACGTCACCGTGCTCCAGATTACAG AATTTATCACAGGGAACCTCACTATAGCCCAGATAGAAGACAGCAGAGTTGCCACACATGGTTCTAGCTCCTCCACAGACACAGTGACCCggatttctttctctcttcatgACCCAAGTCATTACTTCAAGTCAGCATCATTTGTCTACaactgggattttggagatGG AGTTTACCAGATTACCAAGGAACCCTTTGTCTACTGCAACTGCTCCTCCATGGGGAACCGCACGGTGCACCTGAAGGTCGTGGCTGAATGGGAGCAGATTGGGAGCATCATACACGAAAGAGAAGTGATGCAGAAAACTGGTGATTTTACCACAGCTCTGGAGCTCTTGG aTGCTGTTAAAAGTATTGACATAGTGGGCTCCAGAGAAACTCACGTAATGGAAAACTTGAATTTATCTCTTCATATCAATGGCAC CCCACCATTGGCATTATGCTGGCTAATAAAATCTGAGTGCATTCCACTTGAAGGTGACAAATGCCATCTGGTGGAGATCAGTGGCTCCTGCTACAACCTCAGCCACACCTTCAGGGACGCGGGGCAGTATTGCCTCAGTGTCAGGGTGGAGAACGGCGTGACAATGCTGCAGACGTACCACGGGATCAAAGTGCGGCcagcag GAATCCACCCAGCTTTCtttgtcctgctctgcactgctctggTTTCAGTGATGCTGGTACTGGTGCTGTACACAACTTTTCGAAGTCACACACAACAAAAAGATCTTGTGGAG GTAGCTGACTTTGACTTTTCTCCACTGTCTGATGAACACCGGTCTAATCATCCCAAGTCAGGCTGTGGCCCAGTATGTTGCAGATCATGTTTTCTTCAACCATCAAAAGAAGCTGCCTGGGAGAGTCATGAACTTCTACATTCACTTTACAAGCCAGTCAAAATGTACACACTGTGA